AACATATCTGGTAGTCAAAGATACCCGGTCCTTGTGTTGGTCGGAGGTAGCATGCACTTGCTGAATAGTTGAAGGTACACACAGGTGGGCCCGAACACCAccgtcattaaaaaaaataaagacaacTATGATGAAGCTAACACGTGGAGACATGATCATGGAACAATTTCAACATTACATCTACGTCCATGCAACCAAAGTTCTCCTTTAACGAATCATCCCCTGGTAAGGATTGGGTTGATCTTATCAGTTCTAGCATTCCATTTACGGTTTACCAATGATGTAACTACGACTTCAGAAATCAGCAAGAAGATTGTTCTGGTATCAATTTGTAAGTTAAAATCAGTTATTGATtctaagaaaaaatagaaaatgatAATACCTgaagacaacaacaacaattggGATACCCAATTTCTGCATTTCTCGAAAAAGAGAAAGGACAGCAGAGTAATGCTTCATACTTATCATATTGTTAAACAATTTAGAGAAATCGATAAGTGAAGGAGGAGGCTTCATTCTAACCTTTTGATTGAAGAGAGTAATAGCATCATCTAAACACTCAAAATTTACACTAACTTTACCCTTAACTGAAATGGAAGAGATAATACCATTGCGATTGCCCAAAGAaattctcttcatcttcttcaatgGCTGTATCTCCGTCTGCCCTAATTTTGCCACAAACTTTATGGCAAAAAACAACTtgtgaaaatttttaaaaagtatttttaagtttattttttttaaagatatgtttttaaaaagtgcttttagaagaaaaaaaaatacttttagcACATGAAAAACAGTTTGTGCTAGATATCCAAAGTACTTATTTTTTTGCAAAAGTTTGGCTAAacacttttatatttttttatcaaaaaacattttttaattaaaaaaaatactttcgaCCTCCAAAAGCTTAGTCAAACAAACTAGTAGTATGCTAAATTTATATAAAGCCATTAAAATCCTTAATatgatattgaaaattttaatttttaatacatGAGTAATTCTCTTCCTAATTAGTAATCAAATGACcccttatattttaaaatttaaactctTTTCATGTTTATAATATTGAAAAATCTACAAAAATATAATAGTAGAATTTTCTTTACGTTTAAAAATCAAACACCATAATCCCTTAAAATGGCCGTGTAAGTGAATGAATTTAACAAATATGAGGTAGAAGAATGAAAAAAACAAACTAATTCGAAAAGCAAGAAAGCCATTACAATAAGTAATTTGTTGTTATTTCCAATTAAAGCCTTTTTAAATTGTGCATGCTTGATTAAAAAGTCtgttattttttcaattaaagaAACGTGTATCCTATATGAATACATTGATTTTTCTAATACAAATACAGAGTCTATACAAAAGCTCTTGGTTTCACCCAAACCTGTAGTTGACCCTCTAGTTGGCCCCTGTGCATATATCACTTGGGCATCCTACTAAATCAACCGAGAGggagaataatttttttttgaaggtaATTGATGAATGTGgaaacgacatcgcttcgttgtatcatcactagctcataagtgatggttgtcggttagacaaactctcaactgagtaagcattgcttattattattattattattattattattattattattattattattattattattatttttaaaacttgcattacatattaatgttgagatgatgttgagttctgagtcgagtcttcctgagaggagtttcttgatatctatccttacttTCCTGTCATTTTACATGCTCGTACATtacacgtactgacgtcattcgacctgcatcattttatgatacaaatacaggtgttagagataaataaatagaaacggAGCaagtatatttttctttcaaatatgTAAAAAGATTTGACACAAAATAAAAGGTATCAAATTCAGTGCCTTTTAAATTTAGATTACATCAATTTGAAAAGAATTCCAACCACACTTGTCCGACTATGAGCTTAAAAGATGCTGATAGTATTCCAAGCGGTGCATGTATGATTGCGGCTTCTTACATAGTCCTTAAATTTTTTAGTTAtaacaa
This Solanum dulcamara chromosome 8, daSolDulc1.2, whole genome shotgun sequence DNA region includes the following protein-coding sequences:
- the LOC129901557 gene encoding pentatricopeptide repeat-containing protein At1g12620-like isoform X2: MKRISLGNRNGIISSISVKGKVSVNFECLDDAITLFNQKVRMKPPPSLIDFSKLFNNMISMKHYSAVLSLFREMQKLGIPIVVVVFRLSQENHSRSTKVKGYYERRV
- the LOC129901557 gene encoding pentatricopeptide repeat-containing protein At1g12620-like isoform X1 produces the protein MKRISLGNRNGIISSISVKGKVSVNFECLDDAITLFNQKVRMKPPPSLIDFSKLFNNMISMKHYSAVLSLFREMQKLGIPIVVVVFRLSQENHSRSTKVKGYYERRAEVHANRP